A section of the Ornithinimicrobium sufpigmenti genome encodes:
- a CDS encoding enoyl-CoA hydratase/isomerase family protein, giving the protein MTRTVQTASEFVRVEVDSGIATIRIDRPKMNPLSIEVQDALAEAARIVTADDQVAAVVIYGGEKVFAAGADIKEMQTMGYTDMVQRAGIIQDCFTQVARIPKPVIAAIEGYALGAGNELAMCADFRVAASDAKLGQPEILLGVIPGAGGTQRLARLVGVSKAKDLVYTGRMIEADEAHEIGLVDKVAEPGAAYATAVEMAQRYVGGPAFALRAAKEAIDRGLDGDLETGLAIEAMQFAGVFATKDREIGMTSFVQDGPGKATFEGR; this is encoded by the coding sequence GTGACCAGGACCGTGCAGACGGCCAGCGAGTTCGTCCGGGTCGAGGTGGACTCCGGCATCGCCACGATCCGCATCGACCGGCCCAAGATGAACCCGCTGTCGATCGAGGTGCAGGACGCGCTGGCGGAGGCTGCGCGGATCGTCACGGCCGACGACCAGGTCGCTGCCGTGGTGATCTACGGCGGCGAGAAGGTCTTCGCCGCCGGGGCGGACATCAAGGAGATGCAGACGATGGGCTACACCGACATGGTGCAGCGCGCGGGCATCATCCAGGACTGCTTCACCCAGGTCGCCCGGATCCCCAAGCCGGTCATCGCCGCGATCGAGGGGTATGCCCTGGGCGCCGGCAACGAGCTGGCCATGTGCGCCGACTTCCGGGTCGCCGCCTCCGACGCCAAGCTTGGGCAGCCGGAGATCCTGCTGGGCGTCATCCCCGGCGCCGGCGGCACCCAGCGCCTGGCCCGCCTGGTGGGCGTCAGCAAGGCCAAGGACCTCGTGTACACCGGTCGGATGATCGAGGCCGACGAGGCGCACGAGATCGGCCTGGTCGACAAGGTTGCTGAGCCGGGTGCGGCCTACGCGACCGCCGTGGAGATGGCCCAGCGCTATGTAGGCGGCCCCGCTTTCGCGCTCCGCGCCGCCAAGGAGGCCATCGACCGCGGCCTCGACGGCGACCTGGAGACCGGCCTGGCGATCGAGGCGATGCAGTTCGCCGGCGTCTTCGCCACCAAGGACCGCGAGATCGGGATGACCTCCTTCGTCCAGGACGGGCCAGGCAAGGCGACCTTCGAGGGACGCTGA